One window of Chondrocystis sp. NIES-4102 genomic DNA carries:
- a CDS encoding integrase family protein, whose product MLQFNSVTAKNIITLEQAVSLGNQLPVSTPSDIEEIFIEFLGLDVADGNASIDTIANYKSQVKLYLQWCIDTSTNPLLATKKDIQEYRAYLVKQNYKPATIALKINVVRRFYDGAIEHGVVTNNPVKNIKAPIERVAPASSVRYLELEQLKALLKLTEGKSQKLRRDRVIIGLMALHGLRTIEVVRLNFGDIREQGERKFITVSAKRSQRVLKLRSDFSQWLLDYLATKKVLANKTPIITSLSGNNLGQRLTRNGLRRIVNGYLERAGLRDCSTDGIKLSNHALRHTFATQVYASTKDLRLVQEALGHANPQTTAKYAHVVDGVSAADCIEF is encoded by the coding sequence ATGCTGCAATTTAATTCCGTAACAGCTAAAAATATCATTACTTTGGAGCAAGCAGTTTCTCTTGGTAATCAATTGCCTGTTTCTACTCCGTCAGATATAGAAGAGATATTTATTGAGTTTTTGGGATTAGATGTAGCAGACGGTAACGCTAGTATTGATACCATTGCTAATTACAAATCTCAAGTCAAGCTATATCTGCAATGGTGTATTGATACCAGTACTAATCCTTTATTGGCAACTAAAAAGGATATTCAAGAATATCGAGCCTATCTGGTGAAGCAAAACTATAAACCAGCCACTATTGCTCTTAAAATTAATGTGGTTCGTCGTTTTTATGATGGTGCTATTGAGCATGGGGTAGTTACTAATAATCCTGTTAAAAATATCAAAGCTCCCATCGAACGAGTTGCTCCTGCCAGTTCAGTAAGATATTTAGAATTAGAGCAGTTGAAGGCACTTTTAAAGCTCACCGAAGGCAAGTCCCAAAAGCTGAGAAGAGATCGGGTGATTATCGGACTGATGGCATTACATGGTCTGAGAACTATTGAGGTTGTCCGTCTTAATTTTGGGGATATTAGAGAGCAGGGAGAAAGAAAATTTATTACTGTATCCGCCAAGCGATCGCAAAGAGTATTGAAGCTGAGATCTGATTTTTCTCAATGGTTACTGGATTATTTGGCAACCAAGAAAGTTTTAGCTAATAAGACTCCGATTATTACTAGCTTATCAGGGAATAATTTGGGTCAAAGACTGACTCGCAATGGGTTAAGAAGAATTGTTAATGGTTATCTCGAACGAGCAGGGTTAAGGGATTGCAGCACTGATGGGATTAAACTAAGCAATCACGCTTTAAGACATACTTTTGCCACTCAGGTTTATGCTTCTACTAAAGATCTGAGATTGGTTCAAGAAGCACTAGGTCATGCCAACCCTCAAACTACTGCGAAATATGCTCATGTGGTAGATGGAGTTTCTGCTGCCGACTGTATTGAGTTTTGA
- a CDS encoding HNH endonuclease, with product MPRSKISEIIQAQIRQRANYLCEYCHASEQWQYVRFTIDHVIPLAQGGVDSLENLALACFHCNRRKSNNLIGIDPQLEIKTPLFNPRCDRWYDHFIWSVDQLYIVGLTATGRATVEALAMNRERVIHIRAADRDVGRHPPKDDPIQQGS from the coding sequence TTGCCTCGAAGTAAAATTTCGGAAATTATTCAAGCGCAAATACGACAAAGGGCTAATTATCTGTGCGAGTACTGCCATGCTTCGGAACAGTGGCAATATGTACGTTTTACAATTGACCATGTAATACCTCTGGCGCAAGGTGGAGTAGATAGTTTAGAGAATTTAGCACTAGCCTGTTTTCACTGTAATCGCAGAAAGTCTAACAATCTCATTGGTATAGATCCTCAATTAGAAATAAAAACACCTTTGTTTAATCCCAGATGCGATCGCTGGTACGATCATTTCATCTGGTCTGTCGATCAACTGTATATCGTTGGTTTAACTGCAACTGGACGTGCTACGGTTGAAGCACTGGCAATGAATCGGGAAAGAGTTATTCATATTCGTGCTGCTGATCGAGATGTAGGAAGACATCCACCGAAGGATGATCCCATTCAACAAGGAAGTTAG
- a CDS encoding relaxase/mobilization nuclease family protein: MIGKIITGSSFRGLVNYLLDPSKTPEIISTNLAGTNRNTMIWELNACAELRPTTKKPVKHISIGFAPDDKSLDPETIDEIAQAVINNLGYGDNQYLVVKHDRYDPEHDRIHSHDHFHILINMVNHEGKRVHDSYDKMKLEKILREQEQEHSLTLVPSSDQRHYKAATTGQVQRIMREIEECKGRKSTKNPTAPYTLKIQSGIDLASHDCPSLTVFLARLQQLKIDPKLRIESGKVKGISYKLQDFKVKGCKLHQCSFPQLIQNRVTYDPERDLVAINQANQNEEITLASELNVSWSQTNLRNYVPNKVQQMLDKTFGKQELQVNKEIKKPEPNGHLTGLGFPQTPCPLQNQESNEEFEIDF; encoded by the coding sequence GTGATTGGCAAAATCATTACAGGTAGTAGCTTTCGGGGATTAGTAAATTATCTTTTAGACCCCAGTAAGACTCCAGAGATTATCAGTACCAATCTAGCTGGGACTAACAGAAATACTATGATCTGGGAACTCAATGCCTGTGCGGAGCTAAGACCTACAACCAAAAAGCCTGTTAAACACATTTCGATTGGATTTGCTCCTGACGATAAAAGTTTAGATCCTGAGACTATTGATGAAATTGCTCAGGCTGTAATTAATAATTTAGGCTACGGCGATAATCAGTACTTAGTAGTTAAACACGATCGCTACGACCCTGAACACGATCGCATCCATTCTCACGATCATTTTCACATCTTGATTAATATGGTCAATCATGAAGGAAAACGGGTTCATGACAGTTACGACAAAATGAAATTAGAAAAGATTTTAAGAGAGCAGGAACAAGAGCATAGTCTGACTTTAGTACCATCATCAGACCAACGCCACTATAAAGCTGCAACTACAGGACAGGTGCAGAGGATAATGCGAGAAATTGAAGAGTGTAAAGGTAGAAAAAGTACCAAAAACCCAACTGCACCTTACACGCTCAAAATTCAGTCAGGAATAGACTTAGCTAGTCACGACTGTCCAAGTCTGACTGTGTTTCTAGCTCGATTACAGCAATTAAAAATTGACCCCAAATTGAGAATTGAGTCGGGAAAGGTCAAAGGTATCAGCTATAAACTACAGGACTTTAAAGTCAAAGGATGTAAACTACATCAGTGTAGTTTTCCCCAATTAATTCAAAACCGAGTTACTTACGATCCAGAACGAGATCTGGTTGCAATCAACCAAGCCAACCAAAATGAAGAAATTACCCTAGCTTCCGAACTTAACGTGAGTTGGAGTCAAACTAATTTACGAAATTACGTACCAAATAAGGTGCAACAAATGCTGGATAAAACCTTTGGTAAACAAGAGCTACAGGTAAATAAAGAAATTAAAAAGCCAGAGCCGAACGGACATCTCACGGGTCTGGGGTTTCCCCAGACCCCGTGTCCTCTTCAGAATCAGGAAAGTAATGAAGAGTTTGAAATTGACTTTTGA
- a CDS encoding mobilization protein MobD-like protein: MVKNNQTNDKVQNIEKTIHFIDGNRGNIGKSFFSSLMCHLYVSNQQGFTLFDTDRHKKDVSLMYGGITDVHFDGCNEIMANYTNEATKVDRIYEEALKQDVIVNMPSDSHKELFFWLQQNGLDNPQFLQEEKIKIIIWYLSNGDRTSLELLKQSIPKASAFTTILVRNFGIDHEWNVEKADFVEFLNSIPKLDLNVMPRGEREATFKLGKAYNTYSGNKLSLNRLTKYLQTQCSEIVSLFPLTTTSQAA, translated from the coding sequence ATGGTTAAAAACAATCAAACTAACGATAAAGTTCAAAATATTGAAAAAACTATTCATTTTATTGACGGCAATCGAGGTAATATCGGTAAGAGTTTTTTCTCCTCGTTGATGTGTCACCTCTATGTTTCCAACCAACAAGGGTTTACTTTATTTGATACCGACCGTCACAAAAAAGATGTTTCGCTCATGTATGGTGGTATTACCGACGTACACTTTGATGGGTGCAATGAAATTATGGCTAATTATACTAATGAAGCCACTAAAGTAGATCGTATCTATGAAGAGGCTCTCAAACAAGATGTAATTGTCAATATGCCCTCAGATAGTCATAAAGAGCTTTTCTTTTGGTTACAGCAAAATGGATTGGATAATCCTCAGTTTTTGCAAGAAGAGAAAATTAAAATTATCATCTGGTATCTCTCAAACGGAGATCGTACCAGCTTAGAATTATTAAAACAGTCAATACCTAAAGCTTCAGCCTTTACTACTATTTTGGTACGCAACTTCGGAATCGATCATGAGTGGAATGTGGAGAAGGCTGATTTTGTGGAATTTCTCAATAGTATTCCCAAGCTAGATTTGAACGTTATGCCAAGAGGTGAAAGGGAAGCTACTTTTAAGCTAGGGAAAGCTTACAACACTTATAGTGGTAATAAACTTTCCCTCAATCGTCTGACCAAGTATTTGCAAACACAGTGTAGCGAGATTGTAAGCCTATTTCCCTTAACTACAACTTCTCAAGCTGCTTAA
- a CDS encoding DNA polymerase I-like protein, which translates to MSRRFDFYSKEQSNALLAQLKARRKQDFEYLVIDGEEHLERWVVEIERNSSFIALDTETKGLTPVPGVVKTLQLAYSEGLPVLIVYLDRIEDKNSLRRLLGNSKLLKVGHHLKFDILMLEAEGIKVKPPYMCTMLGIEVLKAGATRQASLQFTVQELLNILLDKAEQTSDWEGELSQAQLQYAANDAGSLVKLITKLQSRLEQTRLSKIAILEYCCLPAVVQMQQRGIYLDRQRWQRVRLDYEQQRDRLESKIYQELGKRFNIVSSKQLLVALQEYGVELKSTNSNILIELVKEYPIMATILKYRSLNTTISTFLKGYEEHIQPDSRLRGNWWQIGTRTGRTSCTEPNLSNIPKIPKIRACFAASEGYLLIDADYSQIELRLAAKRMGVPTLIEAFKQGKDIHALTASYIYDCEIDELKPEQRKLGKIANLGLIYGMGAEKFRLNAAKKFNVYFTLERSKELRDMFFSLYPEIEEYHQQCRRNWQQGQQQAQSTLGRLNIWSHKSPKLNQIINYSIQADCADLLKQAISDWYLESLHHKLDVYLVLTAYDQLVIEVREDQAQLATEILERVMTEAGRDLLNPIPVVVDLKIGKYWS; encoded by the coding sequence ATGAGTCGTAGATTTGATTTTTATAGTAAAGAACAAAGTAATGCTTTGCTCGCTCAATTAAAAGCTAGACGCAAACAAGACTTTGAGTATCTTGTGATTGATGGGGAAGAACATTTAGAACGATGGGTAGTCGAGATCGAGCGCAATAGCAGTTTTATTGCTCTTGATACTGAAACCAAAGGACTCACTCCTGTTCCTGGTGTGGTGAAGACTTTACAATTGGCATATAGTGAAGGACTGCCAGTACTGATCGTTTATTTAGACAGAATTGAGGACAAAAATAGCTTGAGGCGGTTACTGGGCAATTCAAAATTACTCAAAGTCGGACATCATCTTAAATTCGATATTCTGATGCTAGAAGCAGAAGGAATCAAAGTCAAACCACCTTATATGTGTACGATGCTAGGCATTGAGGTTTTAAAGGCAGGCGCAACCAGACAGGCGAGTTTACAGTTTACAGTTCAAGAGTTACTTAATATCTTACTAGATAAAGCAGAACAGACTTCTGATTGGGAAGGAGAGCTTTCTCAAGCTCAATTACAATATGCTGCTAATGATGCAGGGAGTTTGGTCAAATTAATAACTAAACTGCAATCTAGATTAGAACAGACTAGGTTAAGTAAGATTGCTATTTTAGAGTACTGTTGTCTGCCTGCGGTGGTTCAGATGCAGCAGCGAGGAATTTATCTCGACCGCCAACGCTGGCAAAGGGTAAGGTTAGATTACGAGCAACAACGCGATCGCCTGGAGTCAAAAATTTATCAAGAGTTGGGAAAAAGATTTAACATCGTCTCTTCCAAACAACTACTGGTGGCACTACAAGAATACGGGGTTGAACTAAAATCGACCAATAGCAATATTCTGATTGAGCTAGTTAAAGAATATCCCATTATGGCCACAATACTTAAATACCGTAGTCTTAACACTACTATTAGTACTTTTCTCAAGGGATATGAGGAACATATTCAGCCAGACAGTAGGCTGAGGGGCAATTGGTGGCAAATTGGGACTAGGACGGGAAGAACCAGCTGCACTGAACCCAATTTGAGTAATATTCCGAAAATTCCTAAGATTAGAGCCTGTTTTGCTGCTTCAGAAGGTTATTTATTGATTGATGCAGATTATTCTCAAATTGAGCTTAGGTTGGCTGCTAAACGAATGGGAGTTCCCACGTTAATTGAAGCATTCAAGCAAGGAAAGGACATTCATGCTCTAACCGCTTCCTATATCTATGATTGTGAAATAGACGAACTTAAACCAGAGCAACGTAAACTGGGAAAAATTGCCAATTTAGGTTTGATTTATGGCATGGGGGCAGAAAAGTTTAGACTTAATGCAGCCAAGAAATTTAATGTCTACTTTACCCTAGAACGTTCTAAGGAACTGCGGGATATGTTCTTTAGTCTTTACCCTGAAATTGAAGAATACCATCAACAGTGTCGGCGAAACTGGCAACAGGGTCAGCAACAGGCACAATCTACTTTGGGTAGGCTAAATATTTGGTCTCATAAAAGTCCAAAATTAAATCAAATTATAAATTACTCGATTCAGGCTGATTGTGCGGATTTATTGAAACAGGCTATTTCTGATTGGTATTTAGAATCTCTTCACCACAAGTTAGATGTGTATTTAGTTTTAACTGCTTACGATCAATTGGTGATTGAGGTTAGAGAAGACCAGGCTCAATTGGCAACTGAAATTTTAGAACGAGTCATGACTGAAGCGGGACGGGATTTACTTAACCCAATTCCAGTTGTAGTAGATCTTAAAATAGGAAAGTATTGGAGTTAA
- a CDS encoding transfer complex protein TrsK-like protein, with product MTNYFKFNSIAKAQTQASVVPSSTTPQPKLWETELFQLSAMAGVLGLVMIWASLGNKQPQLTSARMANRWDKLHATNLAFKHLKNTASGKCNPSAAWCGTPQYHYKFLGSKWASRLQVLLHNTMPTTWIPDIGRGVLVLGAPGSGKTFSTIDRILESLFAQGISVLLYDKKGDQMKLHTALASRYGYTVDVFAPGGVGIEEDEDPNTPGNDYTCVINVLDFMKDPRDATTAGELGKILIDSQGAGDGKKDFFFQTGGMLAKGLMQLAKSSKYADLSMVYAITQLPNLVKRLDWAVRRNDDQKLDPWIAATISNFLSSKDSEKTAASIKTTAEITFSSFIQNDLLPCMIGKSTIPLYLKPKQLLVMKLDDRRRSVIAPLIIMCMHLSIVENLSKKRKNPFCYCIDEAPSLGVFAKLSEFINEYRSNGGIPIIGAQNLNQLYELYGDKRGKALVSGLYTHILFGPNDPGTAEEYSKKFGNKTVVTTSVSRSTGHNGGSTSTSKQIHQVPLISVDQIERFPQGKAIIANPGYGDKNDTRRPLMGRIGVPLEDIQREQKAQSVIWKEKIRPALAQRMAKLKEQQQDNYIDLSKLNARERQDWTTEQLNLRLAAAEELLPMPPESK from the coding sequence ATGACTAATTATTTTAAATTCAACTCAATCGCTAAAGCTCAAACTCAAGCTTCTGTAGTCCCTAGTTCTACAACACCCCAACCAAAACTCTGGGAGACAGAATTGTTTCAACTTTCAGCTATGGCAGGGGTTTTAGGTCTAGTAATGATTTGGGCATCTTTAGGTAACAAACAGCCCCAATTGACCTCTGCACGCATGGCTAACCGTTGGGATAAACTTCACGCCACTAACCTGGCATTTAAACACCTGAAAAATACGGCTAGTGGTAAATGCAATCCCAGTGCAGCTTGGTGTGGTACGCCTCAATACCACTACAAGTTTTTAGGATCTAAATGGGCATCTCGGTTACAGGTGTTGCTTCATAACACCATGCCTACTACCTGGATACCCGATATCGGTAGAGGAGTACTAGTTTTGGGTGCGCCTGGTTCGGGAAAAACCTTTTCCACCATTGATCGAATTTTAGAATCTCTCTTTGCTCAGGGTATAAGTGTCTTGCTCTATGACAAGAAGGGAGATCAGATGAAGCTGCACACAGCTCTAGCTTCTCGTTATGGCTATACCGTAGATGTTTTTGCCCCTGGTGGTGTGGGAATAGAAGAAGATGAAGACCCCAATACCCCAGGTAACGACTATACCTGTGTCATTAATGTTCTAGATTTTATGAAAGACCCCCGCGATGCCACTACCGCAGGGGAGCTGGGTAAGATTTTAATTGATTCTCAAGGAGCAGGGGATGGCAAAAAAGACTTCTTTTTTCAAACTGGAGGAATGCTGGCTAAAGGCTTGATGCAGCTAGCTAAATCCAGTAAATATGCAGATTTATCGATGGTTTATGCCATCACTCAACTACCCAACCTGGTTAAACGTCTTGACTGGGCTGTAAGACGGAATGACGACCAAAAACTCGATCCTTGGATTGCTGCAACTATTTCTAATTTCCTCTCTTCTAAAGACTCAGAAAAAACGGCAGCCAGTATCAAAACTACTGCTGAAATCACTTTCTCTAGCTTTATTCAAAACGACCTTTTACCCTGCATGATCGGTAAGAGTACTATCCCCCTCTACCTCAAACCCAAACAGTTGTTGGTGATGAAATTAGATGACCGCAGACGCAGCGTGATTGCCCCTTTAATCATCATGTGTATGCACTTGAGTATTGTCGAGAACCTAAGTAAAAAAAGGAAAAATCCTTTTTGTTATTGTATCGATGAAGCTCCCAGTTTAGGAGTCTTTGCCAAACTATCGGAATTCATCAACGAATATCGCTCTAACGGGGGCATCCCAATTATTGGCGCACAAAACTTGAATCAACTTTACGAACTTTATGGAGATAAGCGAGGCAAAGCACTGGTTTCTGGTCTTTATACCCATATTTTATTTGGACCAAATGATCCAGGTACAGCCGAAGAATACAGTAAAAAGTTTGGCAATAAAACCGTAGTTACTACTTCTGTCTCTCGTTCTACAGGACACAATGGTGGTTCTACTTCTACTAGTAAACAAATTCATCAAGTTCCCCTCATTAGTGTCGATCAGATCGAGCGATTTCCCCAGGGTAAGGCTATTATTGCCAATCCTGGTTATGGAGACAAAAATGATACCAGACGTCCTTTAATGGGTCGCATTGGCGTTCCGCTTGAAGATATTCAACGAGAACAAAAGGCTCAATCTGTAATCTGGAAAGAGAAAATTCGCCCCGCACTAGCTCAAAGAATGGCAAAACTCAAAGAGCAACAACAAGATAACTATATCGACCTCAGTAAGCTCAATGCTAGAGAAAGACAAGATTGGACTACCGAACAGTTAAATCTCCGACTGGCAGCAGCAGAAGAGCTATTACCCATGCCTCCTGAGTCAAAATAA
- a CDS encoding IS891/IS1136/IS1341 transposase: MENIHRVNINIYRYYVHYVSHNVGLKVFLSCSDNTEIKSPLFLKQSLKQLKIASCNHSTKKRGSKSREKARQNLVRVHEKVVNRRSDWFWKLAHQLTDKFDYLFFETLNLKGMQRLWGRKIGDLALAEFLKILEFVAEKKSKLISYIDRWYPSTKTCSECDFVIDKLGLNERYWVCPSCSTKHGRDLNASRVIQKVGASTLGLGDVRHLQDAIAV, encoded by the coding sequence ATGGAAAATATACACCGTGTAAATATTAATATATATCGTTACTATGTACATTATGTATCACATAATGTGGGTCTAAAAGTGTTTCTCAGTTGCTCGGACAACACAGAAATTAAATCGCCATTATTTCTTAAGCAATCTCTAAAACAGCTAAAAATAGCCAGTTGTAATCATTCCACTAAAAAACGAGGGTCAAAAAGTAGAGAAAAAGCCCGACAAAATTTAGTTCGAGTACACGAAAAAGTAGTTAACCGTCGCTCTGACTGGTTCTGGAAGCTGGCACATCAGCTAACTGACAAGTTTGATTATTTGTTTTTTGAGACACTTAATCTCAAAGGAATGCAGCGACTATGGGGTAGAAAGATTGGGGATTTGGCATTAGCTGAATTTCTCAAGATCCTAGAGTTCGTTGCTGAAAAGAAAAGCAAACTAATTAGCTATATTGATCGTTGGTATCCTTCTACTAAAACTTGTTCGGAGTGCGATTTTGTAATAGATAAGCTTGGCTTGAACGAACGCTACTGGGTTTGTCCTAGCTGCTCTACAAAGCATGGGCGAGATTTAAACGCTAGCCGAGTAATTCAAAAGGTTGGGGCTTCAACCTTGGGGTTAGGCGATGTTAGACATCTACAGGATGCAATTGCTGTCTGA
- the dnaB2_1 gene encoding replicative DNA helicase: MDSLIGGLIKQDLIIIAARASMGKTWLACHLANYIATEQQKPVVFFSAEMSLEQLTKRFLSMHTSIDSHRLMHNQIYEDEYDVLVSGLTKLAELPIIIDDTPASQLTPALVRSVLRRIRSDKGELGLVVLDYIQKLGDRGAGNRAQAIGKYSGAFKDIAKEFNVPFVALAQINRGVESQSNKRPLMSDIKDSGDIEQDMDLGLLLYRDEYYNSDTENAGVMEIIVGKNRNGSTGTCRVDFDPSVGKFSQST, from the coding sequence TTGGATTCTCTCATTGGAGGATTAATCAAACAGGATTTAATTATTATTGCTGCTAGAGCTAGTATGGGTAAAACTTGGTTAGCTTGTCATTTAGCTAATTATATTGCTACAGAACAACAGAAGCCCGTAGTCTTCTTCTCTGCTGAGATGAGCCTTGAACAGTTAACCAAAAGATTTCTATCTATGCACACGAGCATTGATTCTCACAGACTAATGCACAATCAAATTTATGAGGATGAGTACGATGTCTTAGTTAGTGGCTTAACCAAATTAGCAGAGTTACCAATTATCATTGACGATACCCCAGCAAGCCAGTTAACTCCTGCACTTGTTCGTTCTGTGTTGCGTAGAATCCGCTCTGACAAGGGTGAACTAGGTTTAGTTGTATTAGATTATATTCAGAAACTTGGCGATAGAGGAGCAGGTAATCGCGCACAAGCCATTGGTAAGTACAGTGGAGCATTTAAAGATATTGCTAAAGAGTTTAATGTTCCTTTTGTAGCATTGGCTCAGATTAATCGAGGCGTGGAATCTCAAAGCAATAAACGTCCTTTGATGTCCGATATCAAAGATAGTGGAGATATCGAACAGGATATGGATTTAGGGCTACTGCTTTATCGCGATGAATATTACAATTCGGATACGGAAAATGCAGGGGTAATGGAGATAATTGTGGGGAAAAATCGTAATGGTAGTACTGGAACTTGTCGAGTTGATTTTGACCCTAGTGTTGGCAAGTTTTCGCAATCTACTTAA
- the dnaB2_2 gene encoding replicative DNA helicase — MINNDTFLCNIEAEEAIIGGILLDPSAISIVAGILPVSAFCISSHQKIYQAALTLYQQDKATDLVTVSTYLADHKLLDEIGGTGGASAGF, encoded by the coding sequence ATGATTAACAACGATACATTTTTATGTAACATTGAAGCAGAAGAAGCCATCATAGGAGGCATTTTACTAGACCCATCTGCTATTAGTATTGTGGCAGGCATATTACCCGTATCAGCTTTTTGTATTTCTAGTCATCAAAAAATATATCAAGCAGCATTAACATTATATCAGCAAGATAAAGCTACAGATTTAGTAACTGTTTCAACTTATCTTGCTGACCATAAGTTATTAGATGAAATAGGAGGTACAGGTGGCGCGTCTGCTGGATTTTAA
- a CDS encoding transposase, whose product MEELDALIESNPDSRELKRAVAVRMTLQGYKHREIIGVLQVSEGFISKWKQEYMVNGVEGLRLKHQGSRGYLNSLEKQQVLLWLENKNEWNLNELEYYVASEFEVTFAARSSYYDLFHAAGISWKKSHKRNPSKKPELVAEKKRD is encoded by the coding sequence ATGGAAGAATTAGATGCTTTAATTGAGTCAAATCCCGATTCAAGAGAATTAAAAAGAGCCGTAGCAGTCAGAATGACTCTTCAAGGGTATAAACATCGAGAAATTATCGGGGTTTTGCAGGTGAGTGAGGGATTTATTAGTAAATGGAAGCAAGAGTATATGGTAAATGGAGTCGAAGGATTGAGACTCAAGCATCAGGGGTCAAGAGGATATCTAAATTCGTTAGAAAAACAGCAAGTACTGCTATGGTTAGAGAACAAAAATGAATGGAATCTCAATGAACTAGAATACTATGTTGCTTCTGAGTTTGAGGTCACATTTGCAGCCAGATCGAGCTACTACGATCTGTTTCATGCAGCAGGAATCTCATGGAAAAAATCTCACAAGAGAAATCCCAGCAAAAAGCCAGAGTTGGTAGCCGAAAAAAAAAGAGATTAA
- a CDS encoding transposase — translation MDECHLVWGDICGYVWGKTSSRIEVPIKNEKQRQTYYGAINYRTAKVIIKGYPQGNTENTIKFIDYLLKQNNSAKLVIIWDGATYHSSKEFREYLKAVNQGKTEEQWLIKCIKLAPNAPEQNPIEDVWLQGKEMLRRYWNLCKNFRIVKWLFEWTISQDCFTFPKLSMYGCFS, via the coding sequence GTGGATGAATGCCATTTGGTTTGGGGAGATATATGCGGATACGTCTGGGGAAAAACCAGCAGCAGAATTGAAGTACCAATCAAAAATGAAAAGCAAAGACAAACCTATTACGGAGCAATTAATTATCGAACAGCAAAGGTAATTATAAAAGGGTATCCTCAAGGAAATACAGAGAATACAATCAAATTTATTGACTATTTACTCAAACAAAATAACAGCGCGAAGCTAGTCATAATCTGGGATGGAGCGACTTATCATTCTAGCAAGGAGTTTCGGGAATATTTGAAGGCAGTAAATCAGGGAAAAACCGAAGAACAATGGTTGATTAAATGTATCAAATTAGCTCCAAACGCCCCCGAACAAAATCCAATCGAAGATGTGTGGTTACAGGGAAAGGAAATGCTACGTAGGTATTGGAATCTATGCAAAAACTTCAGAATAGTAAAGTGGTTGTTTGAATGGACAATTAGCCAAGATTGTTTTACTTTTCCTAAACTATCAATGTATGGTTGTTTCTCATAA